Proteins co-encoded in one Campylobacter jejuni genomic window:
- a CDS encoding DUF459 domain-containing protein: protein MSVVRFFFILIIVLGLVVVVMNQSISSYIEQKYHFAFYPHNDLLKEANDFKIKLEQIRAILSNEPLPQTNEETTNQESKSTDENLSKIDKILNTLENDENTSHKETNLTLIQDANISFIDNTKLELQNGDEFLFIGDSLMQGVAIALNRDLRNLNLKVTDLSKQNTGLSYKSYFDWSKATNEAFVKNSNIKYLVVLLGANDPWDIKKGGNYHRFGSPSWIDIYTSRVDEIIKIAKKHKAKVFWFEIPPVKKEDLNKKIQVLNKIYSDEILKNKEIFINTKLFFSVNDEYSAYIKDENNRSIKVRTDDGVHFTPNGTREMSKLLLEHIKLKEENASK from the coding sequence ATGAGTGTAGTTAGATTTTTCTTCATTTTGATTATAGTGCTTGGCTTGGTTGTTGTAGTTATGAATCAGAGTATTAGCTCTTATATAGAACAAAAATATCATTTTGCATTCTATCCTCATAATGATCTTTTAAAAGAAGCCAATGACTTCAAAATTAAATTAGAACAAATTCGTGCAATTTTAAGCAACGAACCCTTGCCTCAAACCAATGAAGAAACTACAAATCAAGAAAGTAAATCAACAGATGAAAACTTAAGTAAAATAGATAAAATTCTAAACACTTTAGAAAATGATGAAAACACTTCTCATAAAGAAACAAATCTAACCTTAATCCAAGATGCAAATATTAGTTTTATCGACAATACCAAATTAGAGCTACAAAATGGAGATGAGTTTTTATTTATCGGAGATTCTTTAATGCAAGGTGTTGCAATAGCCTTAAATAGAGATTTAAGAAATTTAAATCTTAAGGTAACCGATCTTAGTAAACAAAATACAGGCCTTTCTTATAAATCCTATTTTGATTGGTCAAAAGCAACCAATGAAGCTTTTGTTAAAAACTCAAATATTAAATATCTTGTTGTTCTTCTTGGTGCTAATGATCCTTGGGATATTAAAAAAGGAGGAAATTACCATCGTTTTGGCTCCCCTTCTTGGATAGATATTTACACAAGTCGTGTAGATGAAATCATTAAAATCGCTAAAAAACATAAAGCCAAAGTTTTTTGGTTTGAAATCCCTCCTGTAAAAAAAGAAGATTTGAACAAAAAAATACAAGTACTCAATAAAATTTACAGCGATGAAATTCTTAAAAATAAAGAAATTTTTATCAACACTAAGCTATTTTTTAGTGTCAATGATGAGTACTCAGCTTATATAAAAGATGAAAACAATAGAAGTATAAAAGTAAGAACAGATGATGGGGTTCATTTTACTCCAAATGGCACAAGAGAAATGTCTAAACTTTTATTAGAACACATAAAACTTAAGGAAGAAAATGCTAGTAAATAA
- a CDS encoding efflux RND transporter periplasmic adaptor subunit produces MKKKVILIILIAILGSVGAYFIFFNNDEKISYLTQKIQKKDISQTIEAVGKVYARDQVDVGAQVSGQIIKLYVDVGTHVKQGDLIAQIDKDKQQNDLDITKAQLESAKANLESKKVALEIANKQYQREQKLYAAKASSLENLETQKNNYYTLKANVAELNAQVVQLEITLKNAQKDLGYTTITAPMDGVVINVAVDEGQTVNANQNTPTIVRIANLDEMEVRMEIAEADVSKIKVGTELDFSLLNDPQKTYHATIASIDPADTEVSDSSTSSSSSSSSSSSSSSSNAIYYYAKFYVANKDDFLRIGMSIQNEIVVASAKAVLAVPTYAIKSDPKGYYVEILENQKAVKKYVKLGIKDSINTQILEGVNENEELIVSSSADGLAPKMKLRF; encoded by the coding sequence ATGAAAAAGAAAGTTATTTTAATCATTTTAATTGCAATACTTGGAAGTGTTGGGGCTTATTTTATTTTTTTTAATAATGATGAAAAAATCAGCTATTTAACTCAAAAAATACAAAAAAAAGATATATCTCAAACCATAGAGGCAGTAGGAAAGGTATATGCCAGAGATCAAGTCGATGTAGGTGCTCAAGTTAGCGGACAAATTATAAAACTTTATGTTGATGTGGGAACCCATGTAAAGCAAGGTGATTTGATCGCTCAAATTGACAAAGATAAACAACAAAACGATTTAGATATTACAAAAGCTCAGCTTGAAAGCGCTAAGGCTAATTTAGAGAGTAAAAAAGTTGCCCTTGAGATTGCGAATAAGCAATATCAAAGAGAGCAAAAACTTTATGCAGCTAAAGCAAGTTCTCTTGAAAATTTAGAAACTCAAAAAAATAATTATTATACTTTAAAAGCCAATGTTGCAGAGCTTAATGCTCAAGTAGTTCAGCTTGAAATCACTCTTAAAAATGCACAAAAAGATTTAGGTTATACAACCATTACTGCTCCTATGGATGGTGTTGTGATTAATGTAGCTGTAGATGAAGGACAAACAGTTAATGCTAATCAAAATACTCCTACTATAGTCCGTATAGCTAATTTAGATGAAATGGAAGTAAGAATGGAAATAGCAGAGGCTGATGTGAGTAAGATAAAAGTAGGAACAGAGCTTGATTTTTCTTTGCTTAATGATCCTCAAAAAACTTATCATGCTACTATTGCAAGTATAGATCCAGCTGATACTGAAGTGAGTGATTCTAGTACAAGCTCAAGCTCATCAAGTTCGAGTTCTTCAAGCTCAAGCTCATCAAATGCTATTTATTATTACGCAAAATTTTATGTAGCCAATAAAGATGATTTTTTGCGTATTGGTATGAGTATACAAAATGAAATTGTTGTAGCAAGTGCAAAGGCTGTTTTAGCAGTGCCAACTTATGCAATTAAAAGTGATCCAAAAGGCTATTATGTTGAAATTTTAGAAAATCAAAAAGCTGTTAAAAAATATGTCAAACTTGGCATTAAAGATTCTATCAATACTCAAATTTTAGAAGGTGTAAATGAAAATGAAGAATTGATAGTAAGCTCAAGTGCTGATGGCTTAGCTCCTAAAATGAAGTTGAGATTTTAA
- the ctf gene encoding non-heme ferritin, translating into MLSKEVVKLLNEQINKEMYAANLYLSMSSWCYENSLDGAGAFLFAHASEESDHAKKLITYLNETDSHVELQEVKQPEQNFKSLLDVFEKTYEHEQFITKSINTLVEHMLTHKDYSTFNFLQWYVSEQHEEEALFRGIVDKIKLIGEHGNGLYLADQYIKNIALSRKK; encoded by the coding sequence ATGCTTTCTAAAGAAGTTGTAAAATTACTCAATGAACAAATAAACAAAGAAATGTATGCAGCAAACTTATATCTTAGTATGAGTTCTTGGTGCTATGAAAACAGTCTTGATGGAGCTGGAGCCTTCTTGTTTGCACATGCAAGCGAAGAAAGTGATCATGCTAAAAAGCTTATCACTTATCTTAATGAGACAGATTCTCATGTAGAGCTTCAAGAAGTAAAACAGCCTGAACAAAATTTCAAATCTTTACTTGATGTTTTTGAAAAAACCTATGAACATGAGCAATTTATCACAAAATCAATCAATACTTTAGTTGAACACATGCTAACACATAAAGATTATTCTACTTTTAATTTCTTACAATGGTATGTAAGCGAACAACACGAAGAAGAAGCACTTTTCCGCGGTATAGTTGACAAGATTAAGTTAATCGGAGAACACGGAAATGGACTTTATTTAGCTGATCAATACATCAAAAATATTGCATTAAGCAGAAAAAAATAA
- the pstC gene encoding phosphate ABC transporter permease subunit PstC, which yields MLKEKIIKFALFLCAFVSVIVSFAIMLTILIEALKFFQKESVVTFLFSSQWAADAAFMNADGASKQGVFGALSLFWGTFYISLIAMLTALPLGVMCAIYLGVFAGKKSKNYLKPILEIIAGIPTVVFGFFAAIVVAPFIVWFFSLFGIQASFQSALGAGFIMGIMIVPIVASLSQDCIEAVSEKRINGAYALGMTKKEVVFAVILPEAIPGIVAACLLGLSRALGETMIVVMAASLRPNLTLNFLEDMTTVTVKIVEALSGDQAFDSSLALSAFSLGLVLFVITLIINMFSVYLINRFHKRKNL from the coding sequence TTGCTAAAAGAAAAAATAATCAAATTTGCACTTTTTTTATGTGCTTTTGTAAGCGTGATAGTAAGCTTTGCTATCATGCTTACAATTTTAATTGAAGCTTTAAAATTCTTTCAAAAAGAAAGTGTTGTTACCTTTTTATTCTCAAGTCAGTGGGCAGCTGATGCAGCTTTTATGAATGCAGATGGCGCGAGCAAACAAGGTGTTTTTGGAGCACTATCGCTTTTTTGGGGAACTTTTTATATTTCATTGATTGCTATGCTAACGGCTTTACCTTTAGGGGTTATGTGTGCTATATATTTAGGTGTTTTTGCTGGCAAAAAATCTAAAAATTACTTAAAACCTATTTTAGAAATCATTGCAGGGATTCCTACTGTTGTTTTTGGATTTTTTGCGGCTATAGTTGTAGCGCCTTTTATAGTGTGGTTTTTTTCTTTATTTGGCATACAAGCAAGTTTTCAAAGTGCTTTAGGCGCAGGTTTTATCATGGGGATCATGATAGTACCTATAGTGGCTTCTTTATCTCAAGATTGCATTGAAGCAGTAAGCGAGAAAAGGATTAATGGCGCTTATGCTTTAGGTATGACAAAAAAAGAAGTGGTTTTTGCTGTGATTTTACCTGAGGCTATTCCTGGTATAGTTGCAGCTTGTCTTTTAGGACTTTCAAGAGCCTTAGGCGAAACTATGATAGTGGTGATGGCAGCTTCTTTGCGTCCAAATTTAACTTTAAATTTTTTAGAAGATATGACAACGGTAACGGTAAAAATCGTAGAAGCTTTAAGTGGAGATCAAGCTTTTGATAGTTCTTTGGCTTTAAGTGCTTTTTCTTTAGGTTTGGTGCTTTTTGTCATCACTTTAATCATCAATATGTTTAGCGTTTATCTTATCAATCGCTTTCACAAAAGGAAAAATTTATGA
- a CDS encoding TolC family protein yields the protein MKIIFSIFLAFFLSACGAKLSLPKEVDLTQEQMKDLNLTYDWYKSYDNAKLNEFLNFVLLNNSDINIARKTLFSALARADLIDYDLYPTLSGNLGFGGDKDLNSGKQSKNFNNSLNLSYELDIYGKLRDSASASEFSAKASAYDLENLKISMINTALNDVFELAYFNDVDKLLRAYLSNLEQMKELYNYKYKLGKIEELDLLNIEQSLLRAKQNLLSNDQNRNLLIKNLQDLLARQEGFAYIEYFKTLSLNDFKTLSPDFNIPLKALAYRADVRSKLNSLKSAFKDYSSIQKSILPSISLGGALSGSDKKIDDSFKFEILSGNVKISLPFLDYGRVKQNIKISQFTYEQLLISYEQALQSAMNEFALNYKDYQSDTLLLQNLQNINIKQELITKAYYEKYILGKSELKDYLDANNALNSTQQEFLRARFNLLKTINSYYQITALSFNDENLEFPKY from the coding sequence ATGAAAATAATATTTAGCATTTTTTTAGCATTTTTCTTGAGTGCTTGTGGTGCAAAACTTAGCTTGCCTAAAGAAGTTGATTTAACTCAAGAACAAATGAAAGATTTAAATCTCACTTATGATTGGTATAAATCCTACGATAATGCAAAATTAAATGAATTTCTAAATTTTGTTTTATTGAATAATAGTGATATTAATATTGCTAGAAAAACTTTGTTTTCAGCTTTGGCTAGAGCCGATTTGATTGATTATGATTTATATCCGACTTTAAGTGGAAATTTGGGTTTTGGTGGAGATAAAGATTTAAATTCAGGCAAACAAAGTAAAAATTTCAATAATTCTTTAAATTTAAGCTATGAGCTTGATATTTATGGAAAATTAAGAGATAGTGCAAGTGCGAGTGAATTTAGTGCAAAAGCAAGTGCTTATGATCTTGAAAATTTAAAAATAAGCATGATCAATACAGCTTTAAATGATGTTTTTGAGCTGGCTTATTTTAACGATGTAGATAAATTGCTTCGAGCTTATCTTTCAAATTTAGAACAAATGAAAGAGCTTTATAACTATAAATACAAGCTTGGAAAAATAGAAGAATTAGATCTTTTAAACATAGAACAAAGCTTATTAAGAGCTAAACAAAATTTATTAAGCAATGATCAAAATCGTAATTTACTCATAAAAAATTTACAAGATTTATTGGCAAGGCAAGAAGGTTTTGCTTACATAGAGTATTTTAAAACTTTATCTTTAAATGATTTTAAAACCTTAAGTCCTGATTTTAATATACCTTTAAAAGCTTTAGCGTACCGTGCAGATGTGAGATCTAAACTCAATAGCTTAAAATCAGCCTTTAAGGATTATTCTTCTATACAAAAATCTATTTTGCCTAGTATTTCTTTAGGTGGAGCATTAAGTGGGAGTGATAAAAAAATTGATGATAGTTTTAAATTTGAAATTTTAAGTGGCAATGTTAAGATTTCTTTACCTTTCTTAGATTATGGTAGAGTAAAGCAAAATATCAAAATTTCACAATTTACTTATGAGCAACTTTTAATTTCTTATGAGCAAGCCTTGCAAAGTGCGATGAATGAATTTGCATTGAATTATAAAGATTATCAAAGCGACACCTTGCTTTTGCAAAATTTGCAAAATATTAACATTAAACAAGAGCTTATCACTAAGGCGTATTATGAAAAATATATTTTAGGAAAAAGTGAATTAAAAGATTATTTGGATGCAAACAATGCTTTAAATTCTACCCAGCAAGAATTTTTAAGAGCTAGATTTAATCTTTTAAAAACCATTAATTCTTACTATCAAATCACAGCTTTAAGTTTTAATGATGAAAACTTAGAATTTCCTAAGTATTAA
- a CDS encoding ABC transporter permease: MIFLKNICKNIGENAILKNVSLSIEKGEFVAIIGQSGSGKTSLLNIIGTLDTPSSGTYIFDEYEVTKLNNDEKARLRREKIGFIFQRYNLLSLLSAKENVSLPAVYAGKNLQERSQNAKKLLNDLELAHKLDSKPNELSGGQQQRVSIARALINGGELILADEPTGALDSKSGIMVLEILQKLNAQGHTIVLVTHDPKIAAQAKRVIEIKDGEILSDTKKEKAQEKLILKTMPKEKKTLTLLKNQAFECFKIAYSSILAHKLRSILTMLGIIIGIASVVCVVALGLGSQAKVLESIARLGTNTIEIRPGKGFGDLRSGKTRLNFSDLETLRSLEYLEAVDAHSNTSGVATYTNISLSARAEGVGVNNFAIEGLRIDAGRILNNDDVKNSTNVAVLDFNAKKNLFPDEKSENILGRVVLFNSQPFKIIGVLQKDTDKPIEDNVVRLYIPYTTLMNKLTGDRNLREIIVKVKDDVSSTLAENAIIRILEIKRGQKDFFTFNSDTFKQAITANKRTTTIVTACVAVIALIVGGIGVMNIMLVSVSERTREIGIRMAIGARREDIMMQFLIEAVMICTIGAILGVILSIFVIFAFNTLSSDFPMILNAYSVLLGLLSSMFIGVVFGFFPARNAANLNPISALSKE, encoded by the coding sequence ATGATTTTTCTTAAAAATATTTGCAAGAATATAGGCGAAAATGCCATTTTAAAAAATGTAAGTTTAAGTATAGAAAAAGGTGAATTTGTTGCCATTATAGGACAAAGTGGAAGTGGTAAAACTTCACTTTTAAATATCATAGGAACATTAGATACACCAAGTAGTGGAACTTATATTTTTGATGAATATGAAGTCACTAAACTTAATAATGATGAAAAAGCAAGATTAAGGCGTGAAAAAATAGGCTTTATATTTCAAAGATATAATCTTTTAAGCTTGCTTAGTGCTAAAGAAAATGTTTCTTTACCTGCAGTTTATGCGGGAAAAAATTTACAAGAAAGAAGTCAAAATGCTAAAAAACTCTTAAATGATTTAGAATTAGCTCACAAGTTAGATTCTAAGCCCAATGAATTAAGCGGAGGGCAGCAACAACGCGTTTCTATAGCAAGAGCTTTAATCAATGGCGGAGAGCTTATTTTGGCTGATGAGCCAACGGGAGCTTTGGATAGTAAAAGCGGTATTATGGTGCTTGAAATTTTACAAAAACTTAACGCGCAAGGTCATACTATAGTCTTAGTAACTCACGATCCAAAAATTGCAGCACAAGCTAAAAGGGTTATAGAGATTAAAGATGGAGAAATTTTAAGCGATACTAAAAAGGAAAAAGCTCAAGAAAAACTTATTTTAAAAACAATGCCCAAAGAGAAAAAAACACTTACTTTGCTTAAAAATCAAGCCTTTGAATGTTTTAAGATAGCTTATTCTTCCATACTTGCACACAAACTTCGTTCTATTTTAACTATGCTTGGAATCATCATAGGTATTGCTTCTGTAGTTTGTGTTGTAGCTTTAGGATTAGGCTCTCAAGCTAAGGTGCTTGAGTCCATTGCAAGACTTGGGACAAATACTATTGAAATTCGCCCTGGAAAAGGATTTGGGGATTTGCGTTCGGGTAAAACAAGGCTTAATTTTAGTGATTTAGAAACGCTAAGATCCCTAGAATATTTAGAAGCAGTTGATGCTCATTCAAATACTTCAGGTGTGGCAACTTATACCAATATTTCTTTAAGCGCAAGAGCTGAAGGAGTGGGGGTAAATAATTTTGCCATAGAAGGTTTAAGGATAGATGCGGGAAGAATTTTAAATAATGATGATGTAAAAAATAGCACCAATGTTGCTGTGTTGGATTTTAATGCTAAAAAAAATCTTTTTCCTGATGAAAAAAGTGAAAATATTTTAGGTCGTGTAGTGCTTTTTAATTCTCAACCTTTTAAGATCATAGGAGTTTTGCAAAAAGATACAGACAAGCCTATAGAAGACAATGTAGTGCGTCTTTATATACCCTATACAACACTGATGAATAAGCTTACAGGAGATAGAAATTTGCGTGAAATTATAGTTAAGGTTAAAGATGATGTGAGCTCAACTTTGGCTGAAAATGCTATTATAAGAATTTTAGAAATTAAACGCGGACAAAAGGATTTTTTTACTTTTAATTCTGATACCTTTAAGCAAGCTATTACAGCAAATAAACGCACTACAACCATAGTTACAGCTTGTGTGGCTGTGATTGCTTTGATTGTTGGGGGTATAGGAGTGATGAATATCATGCTTGTTTCTGTAAGTGAAAGAACAAGAGAAATAGGCATACGCATGGCTATAGGGGCTAGAAGAGAAGATATTATGATGCAGTTTTTAATCGAAGCGGTTATGATTTGTACTATAGGGGCGATTTTAGGTGTGATTTTATCGATTTTTGTTATTTTTGCTTTTAATACTTTAAGTTCGGATTTTCCTATGATTTTAAATGCCTATTCTGTGCTTTTGGGACTTTTAAGTTCTATGTTTATCGGTGTGGTTTTTGGTTTTTTCCCTGCAAGAAATGCAGCAAATTTAAATCCTATTAGTGCATTATCAAAGGAATAA
- a CDS encoding MBOAT family O-acyltransferase — protein sequence MTYFSLEFSILMIAFFAIYWTFKNDYKIQNILILIFSYIIYILINPYFALVLFIYTFFIHYFALLIFVRRKRYIFATCMAFIILNLCFFKYFPSIKGSVDEILNFFGLEFLNIDLVLPIGISFYTFTSITYLVEVYQKRRLESFLNLATFLSFFPTLLSGPIMRSSFFFKQAYQKREFKHANLIIILLVFGIVKKVLIANYLGIYAKSILDFPQSYNFIQLLSAIYAYAIQIYCDFSGYVDLVCAFALMLGFTLPPNFNMPYLAKNLKDFWARWHISLSTFIRDYIYIPLGGNRKGMPRTIVNILIAFILSGMWHGNTLAFIVWGLLHGIGIVFIHLLALSKFSLQKIPALGRFLTFQFVCFTWIFFYYSKNLEDAIEYFKACYYNFFQIPSYNDIYMLVAFGVLFMIYPLFINFKEYCIKILNLTPFLLKPFIIAFILLLVFAFMPDGIPDFIYSSF from the coding sequence ATGACTTATTTTTCTCTAGAATTTAGTATTTTAATGATAGCTTTTTTTGCTATTTATTGGACTTTTAAAAATGATTACAAAATACAAAATATTTTAATTTTAATTTTCTCTTATATTATTTATATTTTAATCAATCCTTATTTCGCCTTGGTTTTATTTATATATACCTTTTTTATACACTATTTTGCCTTGCTAATTTTTGTGCGTCGCAAGCGTTATATTTTCGCTACTTGTATGGCTTTTATTATTTTAAATTTATGTTTTTTTAAATACTTTCCTAGCATCAAAGGAAGTGTAGATGAGATATTAAATTTTTTCGGTTTAGAATTTTTAAATATTGATTTAGTATTACCAATAGGAATTAGTTTTTATACCTTTACTTCTATTACTTATCTTGTAGAAGTTTATCAAAAACGCCGTTTAGAAAGTTTTTTAAATTTAGCAACCTTCTTATCATTTTTTCCAACACTACTTTCAGGGCCCATTATGCGAAGTTCTTTTTTCTTTAAACAAGCTTATCAAAAACGCGAATTTAAACATGCAAATTTAATCATCATCTTACTTGTTTTTGGTATAGTTAAAAAAGTTTTAATAGCCAATTACCTTGGAATTTATGCTAAAAGTATTTTAGACTTTCCACAATCTTATAATTTCATACAACTTTTAAGCGCAATTTACGCCTATGCGATTCAAATATACTGCGATTTTAGCGGATATGTTGACTTAGTTTGTGCTTTTGCTTTAATGCTAGGTTTTACCCTTCCGCCTAACTTTAACATGCCTTATCTTGCAAAAAACCTAAAAGATTTTTGGGCTAGATGGCATATCAGTCTTTCAACTTTTATAAGAGATTATATCTACATACCTTTAGGGGGCAATAGAAAAGGAATGCCACGCACTATAGTTAACATACTCATCGCTTTTATACTTTCAGGTATGTGGCATGGCAATACACTTGCTTTTATTGTTTGGGGTTTATTGCATGGCATTGGCATAGTTTTTATACATTTGCTAGCTTTAAGCAAATTTAGTTTACAAAAAATTCCAGCTTTAGGAAGATTTTTAACCTTTCAATTTGTATGTTTTACTTGGATTTTCTTTTATTATAGCAAAAATCTAGAAGATGCAATAGAATATTTTAAAGCTTGTTATTATAATTTCTTCCAAATTCCATCTTATAACGATATTTATATGTTGGTTGCTTTTGGGGTTCTTTTTATGATCTATCCTTTATTTATTAATTTTAAAGAATATTGCATTAAGATTTTAAATCTTACTCCATTTTTACTAAAACCTTTTATCATAGCTTTTATTTTACTTTTGGTTTTTGCTTTTATGCCAGATGGAATTCCTGATTTTATTTATTCGAGTTTTTAG
- a CDS encoding SGNH/GDSL hydrolase family protein → MLVNKFKIILLFFIIFTSSYAQNLNTNDTIDSILNQNKNHSALTSYVSKKDLKNLEKKIEKNQNIGIRIYGDSHMAADFFPRVIRGYLIRSNSIGFAYPLQPKYQQNLNLVYSYKNFEILNSRNPANAGHNFPLGGIIAKAKIKGAKINLDTTLDKKNFKIGFLFKAKQNTNAFSIKDAKNQSYELRTTQINKWSYKELELDLPLQISALQKDAELGGYFIANKDNNVFLDTIAINGAKSDLWLSWNQTVVKKELGLLHNDLIILAYGSNDALFKGFEKQKFKNNLKKWINILKTYNKNAVIMLISPPTVVQKQGKNYKLAPDFFTIRKALYEVAKEEKTLIFDMHQFMQDSGGKNKWIEQKLSLNDVHLTIKGYELIAKKLLGDLKNIIDY, encoded by the coding sequence ATGCTAGTAAATAAATTTAAAATTATCTTATTGTTTTTTATTATTTTTACTAGCTCTTATGCACAAAATTTAAATACAAATGACACAATAGATTCCATACTCAATCAAAACAAAAATCACTCTGCTTTAACAAGTTATGTATCAAAAAAAGATCTTAAAAATCTAGAAAAAAAAATAGAAAAAAATCAAAACATAGGAATTAGAATTTATGGAGATTCTCATATGGCGGCTGATTTCTTTCCGCGTGTCATAAGAGGATATTTAATCCGCTCTAACTCTATAGGTTTTGCCTATCCTCTACAGCCCAAATATCAACAAAATCTTAATCTTGTTTATTCTTATAAAAACTTTGAAATTTTAAACTCAAGAAATCCTGCTAATGCTGGACATAATTTTCCACTAGGTGGGATAATAGCCAAAGCAAAAATCAAAGGTGCAAAAATCAACCTTGATACAACCTTAGATAAAAAAAATTTCAAAATAGGATTTTTATTTAAAGCCAAGCAAAATACCAATGCTTTTAGCATCAAAGATGCAAAAAACCAAAGCTACGAGTTAAGAACTACACAAATTAATAAATGGTCTTATAAAGAACTAGAACTTGATCTTCCTTTGCAAATTTCAGCCTTACAAAAAGATGCTGAGCTAGGAGGATATTTCATCGCAAATAAAGATAATAATGTTTTCTTAGATACCATTGCAATCAATGGTGCCAAAAGTGATTTATGGCTCTCTTGGAATCAAACAGTTGTAAAAAAAGAACTAGGGCTTTTACACAATGATTTAATTATTCTTGCCTATGGTTCTAATGATGCACTCTTTAAAGGGTTTGAAAAACAAAAATTCAAAAATAATTTAAAAAAATGGATTAACATTTTAAAAACTTACAATAAAAACGCTGTTATCATGCTAATCTCTCCACCAACTGTAGTTCAAAAACAAGGTAAAAACTACAAGCTTGCTCCTGATTTTTTTACCATACGCAAAGCATTATATGAAGTTGCTAAAGAAGAAAAAACTCTTATTTTTGATATGCATCAGTTTATGCAAGATAGTGGAGGAAAAAACAAATGGATAGAACAAAAGCTTTCGCTCAATGATGTACATCTTACTATAAAAGGCTATGAGCTGATAGCTAAAAAGTTACTCGGGGATTTAAAAAATATTATCGATTATTAA
- the pstS gene encoding substrate-binding domain-containing protein yields the protein MKKILSLSVASLALCGALNAADLKIAGSSTVYPFTSFVAEEYASIKNTKTPIVESLGTGGGFKVFCEGTTDISNASRPMKLSEFETCKKAGVTDIVGIMIGYDGIVLAQNKTNAPLNITKKELFLALAKEIPQNGKLIPNPYTNWNQINKNLPNRKISVYGPPSSSGTRDTIEELVMSDVSKKIPEYKGEYKTIRQDGAYIPSGENDNLIVSKLTIDKDAFGIFGYSFLVSNSDKINAANIDGVTPSEESIADEKYELARSLFIYINAKKNPKEAFEFAKIYMSDDLAKSGGELEKIGLVPLSDDKLKASQKHVEDRKILNDELVKAGKVF from the coding sequence ATGAAAAAAATTCTATCTTTAAGTGTGGCAAGTCTTGCACTTTGTGGTGCTTTAAATGCAGCAGATTTAAAAATCGCAGGTTCATCGACTGTGTATCCTTTTACTTCTTTTGTAGCTGAAGAATATGCTTCGATTAAAAATACAAAAACTCCTATAGTAGAGAGCTTGGGAACAGGGGGTGGATTTAAGGTATTTTGTGAAGGAACTACTGATATTTCTAATGCTTCAAGACCTATGAAATTAAGCGAATTTGAAACTTGCAAAAAAGCAGGGGTAACTGATATAGTAGGGATTATGATAGGTTATGATGGTATAGTTTTAGCTCAAAATAAAACCAATGCTCCATTAAATATCACAAAAAAAGAACTTTTCTTAGCATTAGCAAAAGAAATTCCACAAAATGGAAAACTTATACCAAATCCTTATACAAACTGGAATCAAATCAATAAAAATTTACCAAATCGTAAAATTAGTGTTTATGGTCCACCATCAAGTTCAGGAACAAGAGATACTATAGAAGAGCTTGTAATGAGTGATGTGTCTAAAAAAATTCCTGAGTATAAAGGCGAGTATAAAACCATACGCCAAGATGGTGCTTATATCCCAAGTGGCGAAAATGACAATCTAATCGTTTCAAAACTTACTATTGATAAAGATGCTTTTGGAATTTTTGGTTATAGCTTTTTGGTGAGCAATTCAGACAAAATCAATGCTGCTAATATCGATGGTGTTACGCCAAGCGAAGAAAGCATCGCAGATGAAAAATACGAACTTGCAAGAAGTTTGTTTATTTATATCAATGCTAAGAAAAATCCAAAAGAAGCCTTTGAATTTGCAAAAATTTATATGAGTGATGATTTGGCAAAAAGTGGTGGAGAGCTTGAAAAAATAGGACTTGTTCCTTTAAGTGATGATAAATTAAAAGCTTCTCAAAAACATGTAGAAGATAGAAAAATTTTAAATGATGAGCTTGTAAAAGCTGGAAAAGTTTTTTAA